The genomic segment ATTGAATTAATTGGATTAGTTAGTGAAGAAAGAAGACCTTTACTGACAAGGCTAAAACGATTTGCAAAAAAAGTAAATCGAAAGAGATAATAAAATGGGGCTGGAATAAAATGCCTCTAATAAAAATACACTTCCAAAACTAATGGATTGTTTACTCATTAGTTTTGGAAGTGTATTTTTATATTTAACTATAAAGCTGTGGGACGCTTTTTGAAAAAAAGCATCCTTTTGACACAACCTATTTTCTGGTTATTGCATTTGTTAATAAGCGTAATTTGTTATACCGTTGGTTTCAAATTCGTATCCTTCAGCATCTCGTTCATCGATAGAATCTAAGCCTAAAGCTACTCTAAAACGATGACTGACAAAATCAACACTGTCAGGATAAAGTTCAACCATACTTGCACCATTCAACATAAAATCTGTCCATTCAAATGTATAAGAGTTAAATGCATATGAGCCTTCTAAACCTGTTTGAGCTATTCCAAGCATTTCATTAAAAGTTAAGTCAGTACGCATGTTTGATCCGACAGCTTCAATAACATCTGTATACTTTGTAATTGACCCAACGCTAAGTGCTTTTTTCACAATAGCTTCTATCAGCAATTGTTGTCTCTCTCCACGTTTAACGTCATTATCAATTTTTCTTGTACGAGCCAATGCTAAAGCTTCTTCACCATTTAATGTTTGATAACCTTCTTCTAACGTAATTTGATTCATCTCGCCATCAGAATTTTGCTCTGAGAAAGTTATTGGAACATCCATTTCTATTCCACCTAAAGCATCTATGATTTTCAAAAAGGCATCAAAATTAAAGGTTACATAATAATGGACTGGAACATCTAATAATTCTTCAACAGTTTCAATCGTTGCTTGTTCTTCACCTTTGCTGTAGGCTGCATTAATTTTATCCTCATTATAATATTGTCCTTGATACATGATTGGAGTATAAGTATCTCTAGGAATACTAACCATATTGACTTCATGGTTGTTAGGGTCTATCGTCAAGTAAATGAGTGAATCGGTTCTTGAACTGCCAAGATTTCTGTCTTCGGTGTCATCGATTCCCATAATTAAAATAGAGGTCGTTTCTTTTATCGGGTCTACTTCTACCTCTTTGGTACGATCTAGTTCATGATAAGAGTCATCAATCGTTTTTTGAGCAGTTGCATACAACTTAGCCGCGTATACCGCTATACCTAAAATAATAATCATAATAGGAATCATTATACTTAAGATAATCGTGTTTCTTCTTTTTTTTCTTTTATTAGTGTATGATGCGCTTCGACTAGTATTAGAATGTTTCTTCACACTCATTCTCCTTCAGAAAATCATTTTGTTGTTAGGGACTCAATCAGGTGTTAGTTAAAAAACATAAACAGCCTAAAATATCCTGTTTATTCTATCACGAATAAAAACAAGTAGAAAGTTTATTTAATAAAAAGTAATGTATTCTTAATATTTAAAGTGAGATTTTTTTGTCACAATAAACTTGCGACCCCTTTTCAAAGGTGACTTGTCCATTGAGCCATTCAATGACTTTAGCTTGAAAAAAAGTTAGTTGCTCTTGATCAATTAAACAAGAGAACGAAACAATATCTGAATAAAAGACATCTTTTATTATATAGTTTGCTTCACGAAGTAAGTTTTCTAATTTTCCAGAGGCTGGATAAGAGACATGAATTGTCATTTGAGTGTGTAATTTTCTTTCAACCACTCCAATTTCGTTCAGTCCTTGACTGACGGCCTTTCCATAAGCACGTATTAATCCACCTGCTCCCAGTTTTGTGCCGCCAAAATAACGTGTGACAACTGCCACAACGTTTTTTAATTGTCTTTTTTTTAGAACTTCCAGCATTGGAACCCCAGCTGTACCAGAAGGTTCTCCATCATCATAAGCACGCTGTATCTCATCGTGTTCACCAATCAAATAAGCCACGCAATTATGATTAGCTTTTCCGTGTTCTTTTTTGATCGATTGAATGAAATCTTGAGCTTCAATCTCATTTTTAACCTGTTTTAAATGGCAAATAAAGCGAGATTTTTTTATTTCTAATTCAAAGTTGCCATCTTTCTCAATAGTATAATAATGATTTAGCATAATGAGTCCTTTCATAAATTTAATGCTGACTTTATTTCAATAGTGTACCGTTAGTCTCAGTATTGAACAAGACTAATCTAGAAAATATAAAAAGTAAGAGGGAGGTTGAACCTAAAAAAAAGTATGCTATAATTTCATTTTGAGCACTAAATTGTAGAAACAAAAACATAGTAGTGAGGTGATAATGTGAGAATCGCAGTGGTAACAGACAGTACTGCTTACTTAACAGACGAACAATGCGAGAAGTATTCAATTTATAGGCTGCCTTTATCCATTGCAATGGGAAACGAAACGATAGAGGAAACTAAAATGGATAGTACTAGCTTTTTTGAAAAAGTCAAAACAATGGATGGTTTGCCAACTAGTTCTCAACCAGCGATAGGACAAGCATCGTTGTTATTTAATGAGCTTTCAAAAAAGTACGATGCAGTTATTAGTATCCATTTATCAAGTGAACTTAGTGGGACATTTAATACGATTGCAAGTCTAAGTAAGATTTATGAAGGACTAGCCATTTATCCTTATGATTCTGGAATAAGCTGTTCAGCACAAGGCTATTTTGTCCTAGAGGCAGCCAGAATGGCGAGAGAAGATGCTTCTGTAGAAGAGATCTTCCAAAAATTTGAAAAAATGCAACAAACATTGCGTGCATATTTTGTTGTAGATGACTTAAATCATTTGGTTCGTGGAGGGCGACTTTCAAATGGATCAGCAATCATTGGTTCTTTATTAAAAATAAAACCAATTCTGCACTTTGAAGATAAAAAAATCACCGTATTTGAAAAAATAAGAACAAAGAAAAAAGCATTAAAACGAATCGAGCAATTATTAAGTGAAGACGTTGAAAAAGGGTATCCGATTGTAGCTACCATTATCCATGCAAATGTTGAACAAGAAGCTATTGAATGGATGAAAACACTAAAGAAACATCATCCAGCTATTCGTTATGAACTGAGCTATTTTGGTCCTGTTATTGGCACTCACTTAGGTGAGGGTGCTCTTGGACTAACTTGGATGGAAGATCAAACTAAAATTTAAGGCCATTATATTAAAGTTATTATAAAATACATCAATATCTAAAATAATCTATTAAAAAAGGTTTGGGAAAATAGCCCAAATCTTTTTTTGCGTACACTAATGTTAAAGAGGTGAGCGAGAATGGACACGAATGTGATGGGAAGAGAGTTGTTAATTCAAGAATTAGACGAAGAATTACCTAGAAATTGGAATGGCATTATTTCAAATGGCTTTGCTGTGATAGAAAAACAGATGACTTGCAAGCGTTGCGGGTCCAATCAATTTCAAGATAGACAATTTGCTCCTTGTAATTGTGGTGAAAATTGTTTTTACTGTATTCGATGCCTTCAAATGGGGAAAATCAAAAAATGCAGTCTTCTTTACCATTTACCAGAAGAAAATCAGTTTAGTCCTATACCAGAGCCTATATTAACTTGGCAAGGCCAATTATCAAAACAACAAATGCAGGCTTCTGATGAGATCGTTCAAGCTATAAA from the Carnobacterium inhibens subsp. inhibens DSM 13024 genome contains:
- a CDS encoding LCP family protein — protein: MKKHSNTSRSASYTNKRKKRRNTIILSIMIPIMIIILGIAVYAAKLYATAQKTIDDSYHELDRTKEVEVDPIKETTSILIMGIDDTEDRNLGSSRTDSLIYLTIDPNNHEVNMVSIPRDTYTPIMYQGQYYNEDKINAAYSKGEEQATIETVEELLDVPVHYYVTFNFDAFLKIIDALGGIEMDVPITFSEQNSDGEMNQITLEEGYQTLNGEEALALARTRKIDNDVKRGERQQLLIEAIVKKALSVGSITKYTDVIEAVGSNMRTDLTFNEMLGIAQTGLEGSYAFNSYTFEWTDFMLNGASMVELYPDSVDFVSHRFRVALGLDSIDERDAEGYEFETNGITNYAY
- a CDS encoding YigZ family protein, with translation MLNHYYTIEKDGNFELEIKKSRFICHLKQVKNEIEAQDFIQSIKKEHGKANHNCVAYLIGEHDEIQRAYDDGEPSGTAGVPMLEVLKKRQLKNVVAVVTRYFGGTKLGAGGLIRAYGKAVSQGLNEIGVVERKLHTQMTIHVSYPASGKLENLLREANYIIKDVFYSDIVSFSCLIDQEQLTFFQAKVIEWLNGQVTFEKGSQVYCDKKISL
- a CDS encoding DegV family protein, with product MRIAVVTDSTAYLTDEQCEKYSIYRLPLSIAMGNETIEETKMDSTSFFEKVKTMDGLPTSSQPAIGQASLLFNELSKKYDAVISIHLSSELSGTFNTIASLSKIYEGLAIYPYDSGISCSAQGYFVLEAARMAREDASVEEIFQKFEKMQQTLRAYFVVDDLNHLVRGGRLSNGSAIIGSLLKIKPILHFEDKKITVFEKIRTKKKALKRIEQLLSEDVEKGYPIVATIIHANVEQEAIEWMKTLKKHHPAIRYELSYFGPVIGTHLGEGALGLTWMEDQTKI